Proteins from a genomic interval of Skermanella sp. TT6:
- a CDS encoding Bug family tripartite tricarboxylate transporter substrate binding protein: MESISRPAKAAAIACLSISAAAAATLTSGAALAWEPTKSVEFIVPAGTGGGADQMARMIQGIIQKNNLMKQPIVVINKSGGAGAEGFLDVSGSKRNPHKIIITLSNLFTTPLATGVPFSWKDMTPVAMLALDNFILWVNAESPYQSPKELIDAAKGGGANSFKMGGTGSKQEDQIITAAIEQATGATFTYIPYKGGGDVAAQLVGNHITASVNNPIEAVAQWRAGALRPLCVFDGQRVQLKEPVADGKSWNDVPTCKESGLDVEYTMLRGIFMSPGVTADQTQFYVDLFQKVRETPDWKDFMEKGAFNTSFKTGDEYQSWLTQAEATHRTLMEKAGFLAK; encoded by the coding sequence CTGGAAAGCATTTCCCGCCCGGCCAAGGCCGCCGCGATCGCCTGCCTGTCCATATCAGCCGCCGCAGCGGCCACCCTGACCTCCGGCGCGGCCCTCGCGTGGGAGCCGACCAAGTCGGTCGAGTTCATCGTCCCCGCCGGCACCGGAGGCGGCGCCGACCAGATGGCCCGGATGATCCAGGGCATCATCCAGAAGAACAACCTGATGAAGCAGCCGATCGTCGTGATCAACAAGTCGGGCGGCGCCGGCGCGGAAGGCTTCCTGGACGTTTCCGGATCGAAGCGGAACCCGCACAAGATCATCATCACCCTGTCCAACCTGTTCACGACCCCGCTGGCGACCGGCGTTCCCTTCTCCTGGAAGGACATGACCCCGGTCGCCATGCTGGCGCTCGACAACTTCATCCTCTGGGTCAATGCGGAGAGCCCGTACCAGTCGCCCAAGGAGCTGATCGACGCGGCCAAGGGCGGCGGCGCCAACAGCTTCAAGATGGGCGGCACCGGGTCCAAGCAGGAGGACCAGATCATCACCGCCGCCATCGAGCAGGCGACCGGCGCCACCTTCACCTACATCCCCTACAAGGGCGGCGGCGACGTCGCGGCCCAGCTGGTCGGCAACCACATCACCGCGAGCGTCAACAACCCGATCGAGGCGGTCGCCCAGTGGCGGGCCGGGGCGCTGCGGCCGCTCTGCGTGTTCGACGGCCAGCGGGTCCAGCTCAAGGAGCCGGTCGCCGACGGCAAGTCCTGGAACGACGTGCCCACCTGCAAGGAAAGCGGGCTCGACGTCGAGTACACCATGCTCCGCGGCATCTTCATGTCGCCCGGAGTGACCGCCGACCAGACCCAGTTCTACGTCGACCTGTTCCAGAAGGTCCGCGAGACCCCGGACTGGAAGGACTTCATGGAGAAGGGCGCCTTCAACACGTCCTTCAAGACCGGCGACG
- a CDS encoding pyruvate kinase, which yields MSPVPDPHDLLRSLTDLRRAVAAEGRSLWRGWNIRGRRRFRISALNFAHYLALRRRDLSRMQTELMPYGLSSLGRLEGRVLGNLDAVIGALTAIAGSTPRNYPRPRAFFRGERLLRANTEELFGAVPDGARDARIMVTLPSEAAADAGLPAALLRNGTDVVRINCAHDGPEAWGRMIANLRTAEAETGRKARILADLGGPKVRTGEVRAPEGRGRVFPGDEILLTGGSFASPDGYPYQAACEPAAIPGRLRVGDPVFIDDGKLSGTVERRDEAGVVVRVLRAGPKGYRLKPEKGLNFPSTDLGLLALTEEDRRSLDFIVGQVDMVGYSFVQSGADVRLLQEEFARRRPEDWTRIGLIAKIETPVAVRNLPEIIVQAASRQPFGVMIARGDLAVEIGFERLAEMQEEILWLCEAAHVPVIWATQVLESLVRKGLPTRGDMTDAAMSARAECVMLNKGPYVAEAVAALDRLLTRMAGNQTKKTPKLRALRSW from the coding sequence ATGAGCCCTGTCCCCGACCCCCATGACCTTCTCCGATCGCTGACCGACCTGCGGCGCGCCGTCGCCGCGGAGGGGCGGAGCCTCTGGCGCGGCTGGAACATCCGGGGCCGGCGGCGTTTCCGGATCAGCGCGCTGAACTTCGCGCATTACCTGGCGCTGCGCCGGCGGGACCTGAGCCGGATGCAGACCGAGCTGATGCCCTATGGGCTGTCCTCGCTGGGGCGGCTGGAAGGCCGCGTGCTCGGCAATCTCGACGCGGTCATCGGCGCGCTGACCGCCATCGCGGGAAGCACGCCCCGGAACTACCCCCGGCCGCGCGCCTTCTTCCGGGGCGAGCGGCTGCTCCGCGCCAACACGGAGGAGCTGTTCGGCGCGGTCCCGGACGGGGCCCGCGACGCGCGCATCATGGTGACCCTGCCGAGCGAGGCCGCCGCCGATGCCGGCCTGCCGGCGGCGCTGCTCCGCAACGGCACCGACGTGGTCCGGATCAACTGCGCCCATGACGGGCCGGAGGCCTGGGGCCGCATGATCGCCAACCTGAGGACCGCCGAAGCCGAAACCGGCCGGAAAGCCCGGATCCTGGCCGATCTGGGCGGCCCGAAGGTGCGCACGGGCGAGGTGCGGGCTCCCGAGGGCCGGGGGCGCGTCTTTCCCGGCGACGAGATCCTCCTGACCGGCGGCTCCTTCGCTTCCCCCGACGGGTACCCGTACCAGGCGGCCTGCGAGCCCGCCGCCATCCCGGGGCGGCTGCGCGTCGGTGACCCGGTCTTCATCGACGACGGCAAGCTGAGCGGGACCGTCGAGCGCCGCGACGAGGCGGGCGTCGTGGTGCGGGTGCTCCGCGCCGGCCCCAAGGGGTACCGGCTGAAGCCCGAGAAAGGGCTGAACTTCCCCTCGACCGACCTGGGGCTGCTGGCGCTCACCGAGGAGGACAGGCGCAGCCTCGACTTCATCGTCGGGCAGGTGGACATGGTGGGCTATTCCTTCGTCCAGAGCGGCGCCGACGTCCGCCTGCTCCAGGAGGAGTTCGCCCGCCGCCGCCCGGAGGACTGGACCCGCATCGGCCTGATCGCGAAGATCGAGACGCCGGTGGCCGTGCGGAACCTGCCGGAGATCATCGTCCAGGCCGCGTCGCGCCAGCCGTTCGGCGTGATGATCGCGCGCGGCGACCTGGCGGTGGAGATCGGCTTCGAGCGGCTGGCCGAGATGCAGGAGGAGATCCTGTGGCTGTGCGAGGCGGCGCACGTGCCGGTGATCTGGGCGACCCAGGTGCTGGAAAGCCTGGTCCGCAAGGGGCTTCCCACCCGCGGCGACATGACCGACGCCGCCATGTCCGCCCGCGCCGAATGCGTCATGCTGAACAAGGGTCCCTATGTCGCCGAAGCGGTGGCGGCGCTCGACCGGCTGCTCACCCGCATGGCCGGCAACCAGACGAAGAAGACCCCGAAGCTGCGGGCGCTGCGGAGCTGGTGA
- a CDS encoding sugar dehydrogenase complex small subunit encodes MNDAPLHPPAEPSRRDVLAGMAGVAALVLAPAGVAASSGGVSPLLQASSRLTGIALDASYLELADTVWSLLTPTYGAPVLRKLVQAVNAAPPDRPLKDVLAEQGLLPAAQALATTWYTGAADGGRTVHFYDDALMWRACAFTKPPANCGGQFGYWEHAWKPGASGPAPASKT; translated from the coding sequence ATGAACGACGCCCCGTTGCACCCGCCGGCGGAACCGTCCCGCCGCGACGTCCTTGCCGGAATGGCCGGGGTCGCGGCCCTGGTCCTGGCCCCCGCCGGCGTGGCGGCCTCTTCCGGCGGCGTTTCGCCGCTGCTTCAGGCTTCGTCCAGGCTTACGGGCATCGCGCTCGACGCCTCCTACCTCGAACTGGCCGACACCGTCTGGTCCCTGCTGACGCCGACCTATGGTGCGCCGGTGCTGCGGAAGCTGGTGCAGGCGGTCAACGCCGCGCCGCCGGACCGGCCGCTGAAGGACGTGCTGGCCGAGCAGGGCCTGCTGCCGGCGGCGCAGGCCTTGGCGACCACCTGGTACACGGGGGCCGCCGACGGCGGCAGGACGGTGCATTTCTACGACGACGCGCTGATGTGGCGCGCCTGCGCCTTCACCAAGCCGCCGGCCAACTGCGGCGGCCAGTTCGGCTATTGGGAGCATGCCTGGAAGCCGGGCGCCTCCGGGCCGGCCCCGGCGAGCAAGACCTGA
- a CDS encoding GMC oxidoreductase: protein MTNPIPRFSGAPVVEGVSADVVIVGSGVVGGLAAHALATLGHSVILLDAGPRIDRVEAVERFRASPTKGSNAPYENPWYAPQPDDADFNSYYVQTAGQKTFQGLYVRGVGGTSWHWTGHAERHYPNDFRMKSAYGVGVDWPISYDDMLPYYLRVEREWGVAGDDNDYIGPDRHGEKFPLPKVPMSYSDHEIGRVSKQVAFGYDCAGTRFGPVPLEYGPYPHARNSIPHDGRPQCCGNASCRFICPIAAKYDASVHVTKAELLGVRVLDKRVVHHVETGPSGMIAGVRYRHPDGWEGRAVGRRYILAAHAIETPKLLLMSTGEYAPRGVANSSGMVGRNLIALADVNTMGLAVDETFPYRGPVSATGGLKALRDGDFRKVHGAIATNFVNGGWNASLGPAQRAQKLIGEGVFGADLAKRMLEQTAREVTLGSMVDVLPDPSNRIVPDFEKLDALGIPRPKVTFAWDEYTDRGIQVARDMHRAIFTAMKVPKDTWQEPEPDVEMAVIAGTTRMGTDPRDSVVDTSCKAHDHPNLYIIGTGVYPTTGIVSPSMTAAGLALRAADEIHANFGHG, encoded by the coding sequence ATGACCAATCCGATTCCCCGTTTCAGCGGCGCCCCGGTGGTGGAGGGCGTCTCCGCCGACGTGGTGATCGTCGGCTCCGGCGTGGTCGGCGGCCTCGCCGCCCATGCGCTGGCGACCCTGGGCCACTCCGTGATCCTGCTGGACGCCGGGCCGCGCATCGACCGCGTCGAGGCCGTGGAGCGTTTCCGCGCCTCACCGACCAAGGGCTCCAACGCCCCCTACGAGAACCCCTGGTACGCGCCGCAGCCGGACGACGCCGACTTCAACAGCTACTACGTCCAGACGGCCGGGCAGAAGACCTTCCAGGGCCTCTATGTCCGCGGGGTGGGCGGGACGTCCTGGCACTGGACCGGCCATGCCGAGCGGCACTATCCCAACGACTTCCGGATGAAGTCGGCCTACGGGGTCGGCGTGGACTGGCCGATCTCCTACGACGACATGCTGCCCTATTACCTGCGCGTCGAGCGGGAATGGGGCGTCGCCGGCGACGACAACGACTATATCGGCCCCGACCGCCACGGCGAGAAGTTCCCGCTGCCCAAGGTGCCGATGTCCTATTCCGACCACGAGATCGGCAGGGTGTCGAAGCAGGTCGCGTTCGGCTACGACTGCGCCGGCACCCGGTTCGGCCCGGTCCCGCTGGAATACGGCCCCTATCCCCACGCCCGCAACTCCATTCCCCATGACGGACGGCCGCAATGCTGCGGCAACGCGTCCTGCCGCTTCATCTGCCCGATCGCCGCCAAGTACGATGCGAGCGTCCATGTCACGAAGGCCGAACTGCTCGGCGTCCGGGTCCTGGACAAGCGGGTGGTCCACCATGTCGAGACGGGCCCCTCCGGCATGATCGCCGGGGTGCGCTACCGCCATCCCGACGGCTGGGAGGGCCGCGCCGTCGGCAGGCGCTATATCCTGGCCGCCCACGCCATCGAGACGCCCAAGCTCCTGCTGATGTCGACCGGCGAGTACGCGCCGCGGGGCGTCGCCAACTCGTCCGGCATGGTCGGGCGCAACCTGATCGCCCTGGCCGACGTCAACACCATGGGCCTGGCGGTGGACGAGACCTTCCCCTATCGCGGGCCGGTCAGCGCCACCGGCGGCCTCAAGGCGCTTCGCGACGGAGATTTCCGGAAGGTCCACGGCGCCATCGCGACCAACTTCGTCAACGGCGGCTGGAACGCCTCGCTGGGACCGGCGCAGCGGGCGCAGAAGCTCATCGGGGAGGGCGTGTTCGGGGCCGACCTGGCGAAGCGGATGCTGGAGCAGACGGCGCGCGAGGTGACCCTGGGCAGCATGGTCGACGTGCTGCCGGACCCGTCCAACCGCATCGTTCCCGACTTCGAGAAGCTGGATGCGCTGGGCATCCCGCGCCCCAAGGTGACCTTCGCCTGGGACGAATACACCGACCGCGGCATCCAGGTCGCCCGCGACATGCACAGGGCCATCTTCACGGCGATGAAGGTGCCGAAGGACACCTGGCAGGAGCCGGAGCCCGACGTGGAGATGGCGGTGATCGCCGGGACGACCCGGATGGGCACCGATCCGCGGGACTCGGTGGTGGATACCTCCTGCAAGGCGCACGACCACCCGAACCTCTACATCATCGGGACCGGCGTCTATCCGACGACGGGCATCGTGTCGCCCTCCATGACCGCGGCCGGCCTCGCCCTGCGGGCGGCAGACGAGATCCACGCCAATTTCGGCCACGGCTGA
- a CDS encoding multicopper oxidase family protein: MNDRSKTPAISRRTVVTGAGALALTACLPDVGRAQGPTQAPACTAAGGAACGKPENALIAPPERSSDPDRRRLEVAIDAVYGYYDLDGRPVALRGYDGGPRPVTLRVRAGDTLALDLANRLPMGPTPAAATAGGHGHGNGHGHHGAPADIPGMSGLNVPHGFNLTNMHVHGLHVSPKRPSDYVLLTVEPGRTEHYSYAIPPNHPCGLNFYHAHHHGSVALQVASGMAGALIVEGKVDAIKEIAACKDVVMLLQSLPVDERGQLEDYRTLDVGTQVYINGQRNPSICMKRGEVQRWRLVNATHDRFLTLKLREHGFTALGYDGNPLERTEPADTIFLAPGNRAEVLVKATDKPGLYPLDGGSNFGVAYGTIGTVSVTEEQCAMKLYEGPLVSYADDFDGHLKPIADDEIVTGRRVGFGQIGTLPSWTWTIDGKPFAADEKGFTAKLDTAEEWVLTNQTNDPHPFHIHINPFQVLEASGLPVPVPAGRWLDTITIPPHGHVRLRTRYRDFDGPFVFHCHTLAHEDQGMMRLITVEA; encoded by the coding sequence ATGAACGATCGTTCCAAGACGCCGGCGATCAGCCGGCGCACCGTGGTGACCGGCGCCGGCGCGCTGGCGCTGACCGCCTGCCTGCCGGACGTCGGCCGCGCCCAGGGCCCCACCCAGGCCCCCGCCTGCACGGCTGCGGGAGGTGCCGCGTGCGGCAAGCCGGAGAACGCGCTGATCGCCCCGCCGGAGCGCAGTTCCGACCCCGACCGACGGAGGCTGGAGGTCGCGATCGACGCCGTCTACGGCTACTACGACCTGGACGGCAGGCCGGTGGCGCTCCGGGGGTATGACGGCGGCCCGCGGCCCGTCACGCTGCGGGTAAGGGCGGGGGACACGCTGGCGCTGGACCTCGCCAACCGGCTGCCCATGGGGCCGACCCCGGCGGCCGCGACCGCCGGGGGCCACGGGCATGGGAACGGGCACGGGCACCACGGCGCGCCGGCGGACATACCGGGCATGTCGGGACTCAACGTGCCGCACGGCTTCAACCTGACCAACATGCATGTCCACGGCCTGCACGTCTCGCCCAAGCGGCCGTCCGACTACGTCCTGCTGACCGTCGAGCCGGGCCGGACCGAGCATTACAGCTACGCCATCCCGCCGAACCATCCCTGCGGGCTGAACTTCTACCACGCGCACCACCACGGCTCGGTGGCGCTGCAGGTGGCGAGCGGCATGGCCGGCGCGCTGATCGTCGAGGGCAAGGTCGACGCCATCAAGGAGATCGCCGCCTGCAAGGACGTGGTCATGCTGCTCCAGAGCCTGCCGGTCGACGAGCGCGGCCAGTTGGAGGACTACAGGACGCTGGACGTCGGCACCCAGGTCTACATAAACGGCCAGCGGAACCCGTCCATCTGCATGAAGCGCGGCGAGGTGCAGCGCTGGCGCCTGGTCAACGCCACCCACGACCGCTTCCTGACGCTGAAACTCCGGGAGCACGGCTTCACGGCGCTCGGCTACGACGGCAACCCGCTGGAAAGGACGGAGCCGGCCGACACCATCTTCCTCGCCCCGGGCAACCGCGCCGAGGTGCTGGTCAAGGCGACGGACAAGCCCGGGCTCTACCCGCTGGACGGCGGCAGCAATTTCGGCGTCGCCTACGGCACGATCGGCACCGTGTCGGTCACCGAGGAGCAGTGCGCCATGAAGCTCTACGAGGGACCGCTCGTCAGCTATGCCGACGATTTCGACGGCCACCTCAAGCCCATCGCGGACGACGAGATCGTGACTGGCCGGCGCGTCGGCTTCGGCCAGATCGGCACGCTGCCCAGCTGGACCTGGACCATCGACGGCAAGCCCTTCGCCGCGGACGAGAAGGGCTTCACCGCGAAGCTCGACACCGCCGAGGAGTGGGTGCTGACCAACCAGACCAACGATCCGCACCCGTTCCACATCCACATCAATCCATTCCAGGTGCTGGAAGCCAGCGGGCTCCCCGTCCCCGTGCCTGCCGGCCGCTGGCTGGACACGATCACCATCCCGCCCCACGGCCATGTCCGCCTGCGCACCCGCTACCGCGACTTCGACGGCCCCTTCGTCTTCCACTGCCACACCCTGGCCCACGAGGACCAGGGCATGATGAGGCTGATCACCGTCGAGGCGTGA
- a CDS encoding CcdB family protein, with product MAQFDVHKNLGPGRNAIPFLLVVQSDRYEGTNFRVVAPLVSRARLRAIERTLNPVFVVEGQEVVMDPLQLFTLPAKALGSKVACLAGSRDMIVRAIDDMLVAGR from the coding sequence ATGGCGCAATTCGACGTCCACAAGAATCTCGGTCCCGGCCGGAACGCGATACCGTTCCTCCTGGTAGTCCAAAGCGATCGCTATGAAGGCACCAACTTCCGTGTCGTAGCGCCCCTGGTGTCCCGTGCCCGGCTCCGCGCGATCGAGCGGACGCTGAATCCGGTCTTCGTGGTCGAAGGTCAGGAGGTCGTCATGGATCCGCTTCAGCTTTTCACCCTTCCCGCCAAAGCGCTCGGATCCAAGGTCGCATGCCTCGCCGGAAGCCGTGACATGATCGTCCGCGCGATCGACGACATGCTCGTCGCAGGCAGGTGA
- a CDS encoding type II toxin-antitoxin system CcdA family antitoxin, with amino-acid sequence MRVGTGEFYNTAAPKARINMTLNEDLVRVAREYTDNLSDYVEKLLAEAVSEERRRKMENDRHLKEVCTSWNDFYEKHGSPAEDYIASFLPENDET; translated from the coding sequence ATGCGCGTCGGAACGGGTGAATTTTACAATACCGCCGCCCCGAAGGCGCGGATCAACATGACGCTGAACGAGGATCTGGTTCGTGTCGCTCGCGAGTACACGGACAACCTTTCCGACTATGTCGAGAAGCTGCTTGCTGAGGCTGTTTCGGAAGAGCGCCGGCGAAAGATGGAGAATGATCGCCACCTGAAGGAAGTCTGCACTTCCTGGAACGACTTCTATGAGAAGCACGGCAGCCCCGCCGAAGATTACATCGCCAGCTTCCTGCCGGAGAATGACGAGACCTGA